The following proteins come from a genomic window of Salvia hispanica cultivar TCC Black 2014 chromosome 4, UniMelb_Shisp_WGS_1.0, whole genome shotgun sequence:
- the LOC125221369 gene encoding uncharacterized protein LOC125221369, with protein sequence MLWTCRVSGELSSRDLDGVLQNYALKAFARRPKTGVAYDGAVSGIRVSAMRLKTGALKRRGVSMYQEFQIPKGVVTHPYVERLALLYHNLANWSLAYYPPLEGYTYLAPVIGLLAYDASQLKTRLDIRASGQPISINFSKLLLAPMAMPAHPKCVFFDVNGSVYLSDMMWGGICTTFQEGHYSVVTNTSIARNDSASTSSTRLKWWMIVGGVLVGALALGGVAVVSRRMYEQRMNKKTVAELSEAFYTSSDGTPAAMPTRTLPKLENEYVP encoded by the coding sequence ATGTtgtggacatgtagagtgagtGGTGAATTAAGTAGTAGGGACTTGGATGGTGTCCTACAAAACTATGCTTTGAAGGCGTTTGCTCGGCGGCCGAAGACCGGCGTGGCGTACGATGGGGCCGTCTCTGGCATCAGAGTATCGGCGATGAGGCTCAAGACCGGAGCTTTAAAGAGGAGAGGAGTGAGCATGTACCAAGAGTTCCAAATTCCAAAGGGAGTGGTGACACATCCCTATGTGGAGAGGCTTGCTCTTCTCTACCACAATTTGGCCAATTGGTCCTTGGCATACTACCCTCCTCTTGAGGGCTACACCTATTTGGCCCCGGTGATCGGTCTCCTTGCTTACGACGCATCGCAGTTGAAGACGCGTCTCGACATACGAGCATCCGGCCAACCCATATCCATCAATTTCTCGAAGCTGCTGCTGGCTCCCATGGCCATGCCCGCGCATCCAAAATGTGTGTTCTTTGATGTCAACGGGTCGGTCTACCTCAGTGACATGATGTGGGGTGGTATCTGTACAACTTTCCAAGAGGGCCATTATTCTGTTGTGACTAATACTAGTATTGCGCGAAACGATAGTGCTAGTACTAGTTCGACTCGTTTGAAGTGGTGGATGATCGTTGGTGGGGTGTTGGTGGGGGCGTTGGCTTTGGGAGGAGTTGCGGTTGTGTCGAGGAGAATGTACGAGCAAAGGATGAATAAGAAGACGGTTGCGGAATTGAGTGAAGCTTTCTATACGAGTAGCGATGGCACACCGGCGGCTATGCCAACAAGGACTCTTCCTAAACTTGAGAATGAATATGTACCCTAA